One part of the Vicia villosa cultivar HV-30 ecotype Madison, WI linkage group LG6, Vvil1.0, whole genome shotgun sequence genome encodes these proteins:
- the LOC131608948 gene encoding small ribosomal subunit protein mS81 (rPPR8)-like, translating to MRHQCRILHLLLRTHHKIPNQSQVLRSFSHTPLRFNPNHSKFPINPTFRHFSSEPVLPDVDPDHTLIVDIFSKTRDLDDVKNQLDSSNVSISHDAVNAVLRKLQSDPDSARRFFRWVSENHPEKLSSRSYNAMLGVLGINVAVEEFWDLVGVMKKKGYGVSKWVNDRVLESFEKGGLDGEVVKLKGLFDKETAERKFHNLCRIVRRNVWSDEVEKEIRDLNVGFSSEVVKLVLESLGSEPNKGLIFFRWVEESGLFKHDEGTYNAMARVVGREDTIDRFWKVVADMRSAGFEMEVETFVKVLGRFCKRRMIKEAVELYEFALAGANRPTATSFTFLLKKVVSSKELDIDLFSRVLKVFTGNGGTLTDSIADAVLKSLTSVGRIGEWNKVLKEMEDCGFVASGSLRSKIAFRLGATGKKEQANEFVDRVEAYGSSPDHKMRKSLVEGHCVGGNLDKAFESFKEMVEKEGVASAGYTFDSLMNSYCQMNRAKDAYKILCQWVKEKELKPRHSTYKLLITKLLAQGGFKDALNLLAVMRTTGFPPFTEPFIEHVSKRGSGDDAVLLLKAMTSKKFPSTSVYHVMFNAFFKQGRHGEAQNFLSKCPSYIRDDADVLGLFYSKNSKESKEAAASEVLAA from the coding sequence ATGAGACACCAATGCCGCATTCTCCATCTTCTTCTCCGCACTCACCATAAAATCCCCAATCAATCTCAGGTACTCCGCTCTTTCTCTCACACTCCTCTTCGTTTCAACCCCAACCACTCCAAATTCCCCATAAACCCTACTTTCCGTCATTTCTCTTCCGAACCAGTTCTCCCCGACGTAGATCCCGATCACACTCTCATCGTCGATATATTCTCGAAAACTCGAGATCTCGACGATGTTAAGAACCAGCTCGATTCGAGTAATGTGTCGATTAGCCACGACGCGGTGAATGCTGTTTTGAGGAAGCTTCAGTCTGATCCCGATTCGGCGAGGAGGTTTTTTCGATGGGTTTCGGAGAATCATCCCGAGAAATTAAGCTCCAGATCATATAACGCTATGCTGGGCGTTTTGGGGATAAATGTGGCTGTTGAGGAGTTTTGGGATTTGGTTGGGGTTATGAAGAAAAAGGGTTATGGGGTTTCGAAATGGGTGAATGAtagggttttggagagttttgagAAGGGGGGATTGGATGGTGAGGTTGTGAAGTTGAAGGGGTTGTTTGATAAGGAAACTGCTGAGAGGAAGTTTCATAATTTGTGTAGGATTGTGAGGAGAAATGTATGGAGTGATGAGGTTGAGAAGGAGATTAGGGATTTGAATGTTGGGTTTTCGAGTGAGGTGGTTAAGTTGGTTTTGGAGAGTTTAGGTTCGGAGCCGAATAAGGGGTTGATATTTTTTAGGTGGGTGGAAGAGAGTGGGTTGTTTAAGCATGATGAGGGTACGTATAATGCGATGGCGAGGGTTGTTGGAAGGGAGGATACGATTGATCGGTTTTGGAAGGTTGTTGCTGATATGAGGAGTGCTGGATTTGAGATGGAGGTGGAGACGTTTGTTAAGGTTTTGGGTCGGTTTTGTAAGAGGAGAATGATTAAGGAGGCTGTTGAGCTTTACGAGTTTGCTTTAGCTGGTGCAAACAGGCCTACAGCAACGAGTTTTACCTTTCTGTTGAAAAAAGTTGTTTCTTCTAAGGAGTTGGATATTGATTTGTTTTCTAGGGTTTTGAAGGTTTTTACCGGAAATGGAGGTACTTTGACTGATTCCATTGCTGATGCTGTATTGAAATCTTTAACAAGTGTTGGTAGGATTGGAGAGTGGAATAAGGTTTTGAAAGAAATGGAAGATTGCGGGTTTGTTGCTAGTGGTAGTTTGCGGAGTAAAATTGCATTTCGACTTGGGGCTACCGGTAAAAAGGAACAAGCTAATGAGTTTGTGGATAGAGTTGAAGCGTATGGGTCTAGTCCAGATCACAAGATGCGTAAATCGTTAGTCGAGGGGCATTGTGTAGGTGGGAACCTTGATAAGGCGTTTGAATCTTTCAAAGAGATGGTTGAGAAAGAGGGAGTTGCATCTGCAGGATATACTTTTGATTCGTTAATGAATTCGTATTGCCAAATGAATAGGGCAAAAGATGCGTACAAGATTCTATGTCAATGGGTGAAAGAGAAAGAGTTAAAGCCTCGGCATTCAACTTACAAGCTTCTGATAACCAAGTTATTGGCTCAAGGAGGATTCAAAGATGCCTTAAATCTTTTGGCTGTAATGAGAACGACTGGATTCCCTCCTTTTACCGAACCCTTTATTGAACACGTATCAAAGCGTGGAAGTGGTGATGATGCTGTTCTGTTACTCAAGGCAATGACCTCGAAGAAGTTTCCTTCTACGTCTGTTTACCATGTAATGTTTAACGCCTTCTTCAAGCAAGGAAGGCATGGAGAAGCACAAAATTTCCTCTCCAAATGTCCAAGCTACATTCGTGACGATGCCGATGTTTTGGGTCTCTTTTATTCAAAGAACTCCAAAGAATCTAAAGAAGCTGCTGCTTCTGAAGTGTTGGCTGCTTAA
- the LOC131613287 gene encoding short-chain dehydrogenase reductase ATA1-like, giving the protein MEPHMIQNVEAQNSASKRLVGKVAVITGGARGIGAATAKLFAENGAHVIIADVLDEEGTKVAELIDGLYIHCDVSKESDIESATNVYFTGCNCERAVRKGICLHEKE; this is encoded by the exons ATGGAGCCACATATGATTCAAAATGTAGAAGCTCAAAATTCAGCTTCTAAAAG GCTAGTAGGTAAGGTGGCAGTTATAACAGGTGGTGCCAGAGGAATTGGTGCAGCCACAGCAAAATTATTTGCAGAAAATGGAGCACATGTCATAATTGCTGATGTTCTAGATGAAGAAGGCACCAAAGTTGCTGAATTAATTGATGGACTCTACATACATTGTGATGTGTCCAAAGAATCTGACATTGAATCAGCTACAAATGTCTACTTCACTGGATGTAACTGTGAAAGGGCAGTAAGAAAAGGAATATGCCTTCATGAAAAGGAATAG
- the LOC131613288 gene encoding F-box/FBD/LRR-repeat protein At5g53840-like yields MASTSSVRPKKNDKAKEDIMSKLPDSLITHILSLLPTKDAVRTSVLSKRWIESWTLITKMDFDDTVFYSRKRKKSSGKQNFINFVYRTLIFAKVHNVESFGGISQPIVLSNPSAASDTFVKIMLHRDGSYVQETGSRTCLLLKQFSQAKRIKFHGSEVLTEANMFVLPRFSMLSHLDLDIITGEVLLSLLQKSPNLNTLVLKEISTFNEELLNSAAVPDCLASSLRFVKFGSVRGSQPELFLAKYFMENGIVLERMSFLVNVWRLSSKSKAIEEFKEKLYGFKKGGSFAILEFYH; encoded by the exons ATGGCTAGTACTTCGTCTGTTAGGCCTAAGAAGAATGATAAGGCAAAAGAGGATATAATGAGTAAGCTACCTGATTCACTTATAACTCACATTCTCTCTTTGCTCCCAACAAAAGACGCGGTTCGGACAAGTGTGTTATCTAAAAGATGGATAGAAAGCTGGACATTAATCACGAAGATGGATTTTGATGACACTGTGTTTTACTCTCGCAAGAGGAAGAAATCAAGTGGCAAACAAAACTTTATAAACTTTGTCTACAGAACTCTTATTTTTGCTAAGGTTCATAATGTGGAAA GTTTTGGAGGTATATCACAACCCATTGTTCTCTCAAATCCATCGGCAGCCAGTGACACTTTTGTTAAGATTATGTTGCATAGGGATGGGAGTTATGTTCAAGAAACTGGATCACGCACTTGTCTCCTTCTCAAACAATTTAGTCAAGCGAAGCGTATCAAATTTCATGGATCAGAG GTTCTCACAGAAGCAAATATGTTTGTTCTACCAAGATTTTCAATGTTGAGCCATTTGGATCTTGACATTATCACTGGTGAAGTTCTGTTGAGCTTACTTCAAAAGTCTCCTAATCTCAATACTCTAGTTTTAAAG GAAATATCAACATTCAACGAAGAGCTTCTGAATTCTGCTGCTGTGCCCGATTGTTTGGCATCAAGTCTCCGATTTGTGAAATTTGGAAGTGTCCGTGGATCCCAGCCTGAGTTGTTTTTGGCTAAATATTTTATGGAAAATGGCATAGTGCTTGAGAGGATGAGTTTCCTTGTCAATGTATGGCGGCTGAGTAGTAAATCTAAGGCCATTGAAGAATTTAAGGAGAAGCTGTACGGATTTAAGAAAGGAGGCTCTTTTGCTATACTTGAATTTTATCATTAG